One genomic region from Coleofasciculaceae cyanobacterium encodes:
- a CDS encoding CBS domain-containing protein: MMKAADIMTTKVCTIDSLATVAEAIALMQDKKVRSLIVEPSEDGAYGIVTETDIIYKVASQDQDPNSIMVYQIMTKPCIVVNPDLDLKNVARLFAETGIARAPVIQKQLLGMISTTDLIMKSNMSRPTAANNLSSKINETLLHNRVAADLQAEIEQECEAAWDAIEET; encoded by the coding sequence ATGATGAAAGCAGCAGACATCATGACCACCAAAGTATGTACGATTGATAGTTTAGCTACCGTAGCTGAGGCGATCGCCCTGATGCAGGACAAAAAAGTACGTTCTTTAATTGTTGAACCCAGTGAAGATGGCGCTTACGGAATTGTGACCGAAACAGACATTATTTATAAAGTAGCTAGCCAAGATCAAGATCCTAATTCGATTATGGTCTATCAAATTATGACCAAGCCCTGTATTGTAGTTAATCCCGATTTGGATTTGAAAAATGTAGCACGGCTATTTGCCGAAACAGGAATCGCCAGAGCGCCCGTCATTCAAAAACAGCTTTTAGGGATGATTTCTACAACTGATTTAATCATGAAATCGAATATGTCACGGCCAACTGCTGCTAACAACCTATCTTCAAAAATTAATGAAACTCTTTTACACAATCGCGTAGCTGCCGATTTACAAGCAGAAATAGAGCAAGAATGTGAAGCGGCTTGGGATGCGATCGAAGAAACTTAA